In the Scylla paramamosain isolate STU-SP2022 unplaced genomic scaffold, ASM3559412v1 Contig11, whole genome shotgun sequence genome, one interval contains:
- the LOC135097050 gene encoding heme peroxidase 2-like, translating to MVMQWGQFIDHDIIFTPINKGFQDSILDCRRCDSPQTVHPECFPIAIPQNDPFFPPVNISSGQPFCIPLTRSMPGQLTLGYREQMNQVTAFIDASHTYGSDKCEQQQLRTKSDGMLRGTPNPLRGKDLLPTENENHECQAPSGRCFTGG from the exons ATGGTCATGCAGTGGGGCCAGTTTATTGACCATGATATTATTTTCACCCCCATCAACAAAG gtttCCAAGACTCGATTCTGGATTGCCGCAGATGTGACTCTCCCCAGACAGTCCACCCTGAGTGTTTCCCCATAGCCATTCCTCAGAAcgatccatttttccctcctgtcaaTATATCATCTGGCCAGCCATTCTGCATCCCCCTGACCCGCTCCATGCCAGGCCAGCTGACtctag GCTACCGGGAGCAAATGAACCAAGTGACTGCCTTCATCGACGCCTCTCACACCTATGGCTCGGACAAGTGTGAGCAGCAGCAACTGAGGACCAAGTCA GACGGCATGCTACGAGGCACACCCAACCCCCTGCGAGGCAAAGACCTGCTGCCCACTGAGAATGAGAACCACGAGTGTCAGGCTCCCTCTGGCCGGTGCTTCACTGGAGGTTAG
- the LOC135097034 gene encoding peroxidasin-like, which translates to MRERKRNRDPSKRDTRASEQPGLAALHTLMMREHNRVAGELKRLNKHWNDEQLFQNARRIVTAINQHVTYNEWLPRVLGWNAVNLYELNLLPEGYSEDYDAYCNPTVLNEFGIAFRFGHSLLKPSLERMDGIFAKRNPPVKLSEHFFNPDLLYQPGMLDEIIRGLTTVSMETLDQFLTDEVTNHLFEDKRQPFSGLDLAALNIQRGRDHGLQPYNEYRALCNLTRARSFDDLHREIARPVIERMKRTYAHVDDIDLFTGGLIETPLHGGLVGPTFGCILGIQFRNLRCCDRFWYENADPLVRFTDPQLTEIRKVTLAKLLCDNCDNVESEQRSVFDLPDPFLNPRVSCRDLPGVNLELWKEEHEEEEDLHRIRWKDHVNEDTRDKGLDERMPQSRNI; encoded by the exons atgagagagaggaagagaaacagagacccTTCAAAGa GAGACACCCGGGCCTCAGAGCAGCCTGGCTTGGCTGCGCTACACACTCTGATGATGCGTGAACACAACAGAGTGGCCGGGGAACTGAAGCGCCTCAACAAACACTGGAATGATGAGCAGCTCTTCCAAAATGCCCGGCGTATCGTGACGGCCATCAACCAGCATGTCACGTACAATGAGTGGCTGCCAAGGGTGCTGGGGTGGAACGCTGTTAATCTGTATGAGCTTAACTTGCTGCCTGAGGGCTATTCTGAAG attacgATGCATACTGCAACCCAACAGTGCTCAATGAATTTGGCATAGCCTTCCGCTTTGGCCACTCTCTACTCAAGCCTTCCCTGGAGCGCATGGACGGAATATTTGCCAAGCGCAACCCTCCTGTCAAGCTGAGCGAACACTTCTTCAACCCAGACCTACTCTACCAGCCTGGGATGCTTGATGAGATCATCCGCGGCCTGACTACTGTGTCCATGGAGACACTGGACCAGTTCTTGACAGATGAGGTGACCAACCATCTCTTTGAAGACAAGCGGCAGCCATTCTCTGGCCTGGACCTGGCTGCCCTCAACATCCAGCGAGGCAGAGACCATGGACTGCAGCCTTACAATGAGTACAGGGCCCTCTGTAACCTGACCAGGGCGAGGTCGTTTGATGACCTGCACAGGGAGATAGCGAGGCCGGTGATCGAGCGAATGAAACGGACGTACGCACACGTGGATGACATAGATCTGTTCACTGGTGGATTGATTGAGACGCCGCTGCACGGTGGACTGGTCGGTCCCACGTTCGGCTGCATCCTCGGCATTCAGTTCAGGAACCTCCGCTGCTGTGACCGGTTCTGGTATGAGAATGCTGACCCACTTGTGCGCTTCACCGACCCTCAGCtcactgaaataagaaag GTGACACTGGCCAAGCTTCTGTGTGACAATTGTGACAATGTGGAAAGTGAACAGCGGTCTGTCTTTGACCTTCCAGACCCCTTCCT gAACCCCCGAGTGTCATGTCGCGACCTCCCCGGGGTGAACCTTGAGCTGTGGAAAGAGGagcacgaagaagaggaagacctaCATAGGATCAGATGGAAGGACCATGTCAATGAAGACACAAGAGACAAAGGATTAGATGAAAGAATGCCTCAAAGCAGAAACATCTGA